The following is a genomic window from Miscanthus floridulus cultivar M001 chromosome 14, ASM1932011v1, whole genome shotgun sequence.
GGGTACGCTGATTTCTTTTAACAACGAGCTGCGCGTACGCTGATTTCTTGTTTAACAACGATGCCTCCATTATAATCCACGTCACGTCGATCATAACATTGGCCTTGTTGGATTTATCCTATATTCGGCTtatttggcttcttttttcaatcgaaacactgtttttctttcacaacaatttagccggaacagtatttttcagtcagtttcagccaaatttcagaccagTAAACGGGGCCATCAAATTATTTATtttaggtggtgtttaaattcaggggctaaagtttagggatatcacatcgggtgtcacatgCAGATGTCACATAGTAAtgtttggatagtaataataaaacaaattacacaaatcctcagtaatccgcgagacgaatttataaAGCATAACTAATCATTAgtgtatgtttactgtagcaccacattatcaaatcatggcctaattaggttttaaaaattcgtctcgcaaagtagttgtAATCtatacaattaattattttttaatctatattaaaTACTTTATGCATGACATACGACAGAGAATAAACTCGAAggactaaacagggccttacggCACGAcgaagaaaaacaagaaaacgCCATCACCATTTGTAATCTCGATCCCCGCCACACAAGCTTGATCGGACGGTCAACACTCACCAGACTGTCAGAGACACGAACAACTCGCGTCCGCCGCCACCTGCCCCGCCCGTcggcccctctctctctcccctcgcCGGGTCGCCGCTCCAGTCGAATTCGAAGGGAGACCgatggcggccgcggcggcggtgtACAGGCGGGTGCTGAAGGCGGTGCAGAAGCACGTCGGCGGGGGCGCCGGCAAGCAGCACTTCCGCGACTTCGTGGCGGCCGAGTTCCGCGCCCCCGCCGGCACGGAGCCCGACGCCAGGGCCAGGCTGCGGCTCGCCGGGGGCTACGCCTACCTCCTCACCAGCGTCCACAACCACAAGGTATTGGAGATCGCGTGCTATGATGTTCCGGTGTGCAGTATTTGTCCTGTGTTGTGCCTCTGGTAACGGCATCCTACGAGGGAGGTCacgtgttcgatgaaatgccAAGGAGGGGTCGCGTTGCTTAGACAATGTGATGTAACTTAACGAGAGTGATATCACGAGAACTTTCAGTTACAGTTTCAGAGGCATTGACTGGCTAATTGATAGCTGCTGGCTGACCCAAACCCAATCCCCAATCGTTGCTTTGGTAATTCGTGGCGTAGTATGGTTCATAATCATGCAATGAGTTGGATAATACATGGCACTATGTGTTTTCCCATTTCAGTCTGAATGTGGGCGCATTGTCGTTTAATTGCTCACTTCCATGATTTGACCTGATTAAATACATCTTTCTACACTGAGCGTGTTCTCGATGGCACTATACTGTCATCTTATCATGCCATGCCCTATGGACTCCATTAACTCTATGTCATGCTTGATTGTCCAGGACCTGCTGTTCTCGTACAATATAGCTGTGGACCGATCTGATGAAATGAAGAAGATATTGAACAAATCTGCCGCCAGTGTAGGCCTCCAGCTTCCTGATGTCTACCAGCCATGAGGGCTTCTTTTCTTCACATGTGTGATCCATGATACTGCCATTTAGCTATGGAACTTCGTTCTGTGTCCTACATTCCATTTACCTCGGAAAGTTTGGTTTCCAATTCTACTGTTCTCTCAATAATATGAAATGGCATTGGTTTATTAATGATGTCGTTCAATGATGTATGAATTGCTTCTACAAAAGTCAATTGCTCCTGTGCTGTAATACGCACAATATCTAGATTGTATTACATCTCCGGTCATTTCTATCCACTGTCCCTTCCACTTTATCAATCTGACCTGGCATACGGAAACAAGCAACCAGTCAACTTTTTTGATACATCCACGTTTCTCATCCAAGATCAACATGCTCGGAAAGACTAAGATGCAAAAAACATTAGGAACAATGCATGAAAAATGTACAAAATTTATTCAGATGAACACACTCTCCTTAAAAacattttctattttcttaaatATCTTGTATGTTGCCTACCCCAATTTGCTTGGCATAAGAAGGCTCTGTTATTGTGTTGTATGGATCCTATATATGTTATAAAGAATCACATCAACTGACAAATCACAATGCCCATATCTACAAACAAGTCCCCAAATATACACAGGTAAAACAAAGCTATCTTCTCATTCCTTCGGAGACTTGGCAGTTCTATTCAAACTATTAGTTTCTTAAGCATCACCCTCACCTGGTGGTTCTGTGATAGCTTCTGCAGATGCTTGGGTTGTAGTTGTATTCGGACTGCCAATTTCATTAACATCGTCCTCACTTGTTTCGTCGTTGAATGCCGTGGCAGCTCCTGCAGATGTACCAGCATCTCCATTTCCTTGTGCCCAAGCTATAGGAAAATGCACTGATTTTTCACCAGCATTTCTGTTCTTGTCATCTGAACTCTCTTCAAGAGAACCATAGTCTATGTTCTGAAGTACCGTTGGAATCTGCATACCCCCAACAAGTACTTCTTTGCTTTCCATGTCTAGATCAATCTTTTCCCTTGGGTTTATCACATCCAGCCCAATGTATGGAGTGTAGAATCCAGCTTCAAGTGCGCCCTCACCTACCCATGAACGAAAATTGTTCATTGGAGGTGGTATCTTGGTAAAGAACACTTCTGCAAAGTTTGCTGCAATGCTCTTCCGGTAGGGATTGTCCTTCTTGTTGTAATGGTATCTAAAGTTTTCATATGTTGTCTGCAAAATATGTAGGTAGTAATTAGTATCAATTAAAAGTATTGGAGGCTGTAAGTACTAACAGTAGGCATTGCAAATTATGGAAACTTTGCACTACTTTGCATTCTGCAGATCGTAATCAACCTAATATTTTGGATAACATACTGTTCATAACCTTCATAAGGAGGTTTATACATGTACTACATGTTGTAAAAATACATTTTCCCCTTTATTTTCGTTATGTATGTAGCTTGTACAGTCTTTGCATTTTAATGAAATTTTAAGTAGAGATTTCCGGAAATCCAATTAAAATATTTGGTCAGTACAAATCCCTGTTGCTTTTACTATATCCTATTATCTACCAGTCCCAGAGCAAATTTCCCAATTTGGATTACCATCTTAATCTGTGGAGCTGCTAGTTCAAGATATCAAAACTGTCTTGGTATATCATATAGTCCTGTCAAGTGCATTGCTCCATTTCAGGTATAATAAGATCAGAGTTTGTGACAGTATTCTAAAAACTATATGCAACCAAAGGAAGTGCAATCACCTGATTAGTACCGATTAAATAGAGATGAAACACTGCGAGGCCTCCGACAAACCAAACAACAATGGAAGTATATATGATTAGCGCAAACGAGTATGCTTCCTTGCGCAAGGCCTTCCAGATAAAGCCTCCATTGTCTTTCATTTGGCTATAGACACTCAGCCATGAAAAAGTAAAGACAAATATGCACAGGAAAGTCGATGTTGCTATGAACAGAAAGAAGAAGCGGTAGTTCCTCTGCAAGAAGCATTGAAAAACGGTGATTATTCAAAGTCAATGGAAACTATTTAAGAATGAAATACCGATAGGAATGCAACATTTTTAAAACTTACTGTTTATTTCTAAGGTATTATTGCATTTCTGAAATATGACTCTGGATTATGCTTGGCTAATCAGTTTTTAATGCAAACTATGACACTATGTCCTCGAAGCCTATATGTTAGGTGTGGTTCAGTACTCCTATTAGAAGTTTGGAAGATCACTTTCCTAGTTAGGTGTCGAATCTGATTAACAAATCCAGTCAGAGTTAACAACTTTCCCTGGTTTATTAAGTGAAAAATTAGTTGCCACTAATTGTTTGGTCAAGCACAACTAAGTGGATCAGTTTTGGTTAATAGTACAACTAGATGCATGCATAAGTCCAAGTTACTGAAACTAATCTCTGTTTGATGTCAATGATATGCATAACAGTTATGAAATAAGTGGACTGACACATGGTCTTCCAGTGGAGGTCTGGAGCTAGAATTTGATAATTTCAACATTCAAATTACTGTGTACTAGCTGAGTCGCTTACTTACAAGTCCAATGCACTGGCCAACCCATGGGCAGTGGTGGTCAAACTTGTGGACACAGTTGTTGCAGATGGAGCAGTGCGAGGATCGTGGTGGACGGTACCTCAGGCAGGTCTCGCAAAACTTCACCTTCACCGTGAAGCCATTTATGATGACGTCCTTGGTCCGACGGAACCTCATCCGTGGGGTTCTCCCGCCGCTCCAGTCCATAGATGGTGTGTTGGAGCCGAGAAACTCGTCAGCTTCAGGAGGCGCTCTCGTGTTCCTTGGCACGAT
Proteins encoded in this region:
- the LOC136504716 gene encoding uncharacterized protein; this encodes MAAAAAVYRRVLKAVQKHVGGGAGKQHFRDFVAAEFRAPAGTEPDARARLRLAGGYAYLLTSVHNHKDLLFSYNIAVDRSDEMKKILNKSAASVGLQLPDVYQP